The following proteins are encoded in a genomic region of Alnus glutinosa chromosome 8, dhAlnGlut1.1, whole genome shotgun sequence:
- the LOC133876559 gene encoding COBRA-like protein 10, with protein sequence MGTKPGNIITAWHHALPFYVTLLLFVLFYGAGVCHCQDYDETSTPAAPPPEQDDCNGIFLSYTFISRLKEYPHLKNVSAQAWAFKAQAMVFNTGEDELNAWKMFIGFQHKEILVSASGAVLVDASDFPAAVGNGTYLVGSPTADLMTSIDTAGDLNQIQVTMELIGTQFGVKPPGVPMPRTIRLENDGYRCPAPRLHGKSVMFVCCKRDPKYKAKKAKKTKFLPRQNGDLSFTYDVLQTYGGNYLAQVTIDNNHPLGRLDHWNLTWEWMRGEFIYSMRGAYTHRKDASACIYGRATQYYTDLDFSQVMNCDKKPVIADLPPYLANDTKVGKLPYCCRNGTILPKVMDESKAKSIFQLQVYKLPPDMNRTALNPPQKWSINGVLNPQYKCGAPIRVDPTEFPDPTGIQATVSAIASWQVVCNITRPKVKQSRCCLSFSAYYNASVIPCNTCACGCGESDTCNQNARAMLLPPEALLVPFVNRTEKAKAWAKIKHFPVPNPLPCPDNCGVSINWHIDTDYRSGWTARITLFNWEDLIFEDWYTAIQMKNAFPGFDKVYSFNGTSLPEINNTIFFQGLKGLNFLMGETNGSKENDPRVPGKQQSVISFLKKHTPGINIQRGDGFPTRVLFNGEECALPLEIPRPGNAGHHSRIKFPAVIFVAVMTFVLMTDLFHI encoded by the exons ATGGGAACAAAACCAGGAAATATTATAACTGCATGGCACCATGCATTGCCTTTTTACGTAACATTGTTGttatttgtgttgttttatggAGCTGGGGTTTGTCATTGCCAAGACTATGACGAAACCTCCACGCCGGCGGCTCCACCGCCCGAGCAGGACGATTGTAATGGGATTTTTCTCTCGTACACGTTCATTTCGCGCCTGAAAGAGTACCCGCACTTGAAAAACGTGAGCGCACAGGCATGGGCGTTCAAGGCCCAGGCCATGGTGTTCAATACCGGGGAGGACGAGCTGAATGCGTGGAAGATGTTCATCGGGTTTCAGCACAAGGAGATACTGGTGTCGGCGAGCGGAGCCGTCTTGGTTGACGCAAGCGATTTTCCGGCTGCAGTCGGGAACGGGACGTACCTTGTAGGGTCTCCGACGGCAGACTTGATGACCTCGATTGATACGGCGGGGGATCTTAATCAGATTCAGGTGACGATGGAGCTCATTGGGACGCAGTTCGGGGTGAAGCCCCCGGGTGTGCCGATGCCAAGGACGATTAGGCTTGAGAATGATGGGTATAGGTGTCCGGCACCGCGTCTTCATg GGAAGAGTGTGATGTTTGTATGCTGCAAAAGAGATCCAAAATACAAGGCCAAAAAAGCCAAAAAGACCAAATTTTTGCCTCGTCAGAACGGCGATCTCTCCTTCACATACGATGTGCTCCAAACCTATGGCGGCAACTATCTCGCCCAAGTCACCATCGACAACAACCACCCATTAGGCCGTCTCGATCACTGGAACTTAACCTGGGAGTGGATGAGGGGAGAGTTCATATACAGCATGAGAGGAGCCTACACTCACAGAAAGGACGCCTCCGCCTGCATCTACGGCCGCGCCACTCAATACTATACAGACTTAGACTTCTCTCAGGTCATGAACTGTGACAAAAAGCCCGTCATTGCTGACCTCCCTCCCTATCTAGCTAACGATACAAAAGTTGGGAAATTACCATATTGCTGCAGAAACGGCACCATCTTGCCAAAAGTAATGGATGAGAGCAAAGCAAAGTCGATTTTCCAATTACAAGTGTATAAGCTTCCCCCTGACATGAACCGGACTGCTCTCAATCCGCCACAGAAATGGAGTATCAACGGCGTTCTTAATCCGCAGTACAAGTGTGGCGCTCCGATCAGAGTTGACCCGACAGAGTTTCCCGACCCGACTGGAATTCAGGCGACAGTTTCTGCCATTGCAAGCTGGCAAGTTGTATGCAACATCACCCGTCCGAAGGTTAAGCAATCTCGGTGCTGTCTTTCGTTTTCAGCGTACTATAATGCCAGTGTCATCCCCTGCAACACGTGCGCCTGCGGTTGTGGAGAGTCAGATACCTGCAATCAGAATGCCCGCGCAATGCTTCTCCCTCCGGAAGCGCTTCTCGTGCCTTTTGTAAACAGAACAGAGAAAGCAAAAGCCTGGgcaaaaatcaaacactttcCTGTACCAAACCCATTGCCTTGTCCGGATAACTGCGGGGTTAGCATCAATTGGCATATTGACACTGATTACAGGAGCGGATGGACTGCTCGGATTACGCTCTTCAACTGGGAAGATCTCATTTTTGAGGATTGGTACACTGCAATTCAGATGAAAAACGCTTTCCCCGGTTTTGATAAAGTATACTCCTTCAATGGTACCAGCTTGCCAGAGATCAACAACACCATCTTCTTCCAAGGCTTAAAGGGTTTGAATTTCTTGATGGGAGAGACAAATGGGAGTAAAGAGAATGACCCAAGAGTTCCCGGAAAGCAGCAGTCAGTAATTTCTTTCTTAAAGAAACACACGCCTGGCATTAATATACAACGAGGAGATGGATTTCCGACTAGGGTGCTCTTCAATGGGGAAGAGTGTGCACTTCCTCTGGAAATACCCCGGCCGGGAAATGCAGGGCATCATTCTCGTATTAAATTCCCGGCTGTCATATTCGTCGCAGTTATGACTTTTGTGCTGATGACAGATCTCTTCCATATATGA